The sequence AGCCCTGAAGGGCCTCCAAACCCCGAATCCCTGACTACACTTCCCGCAGATCCACCACCCGCTTCGCCTTGCCCTCGCTCCGCGGGATGGTGCGCGGCTCCACCAGCCGGACCCTCACCGAAATTCCAAGCACGTGCGTGATCTCGCTGTGGATACGTTTCTCAAGGTCTTCGATGGCCCGGATTTCGTCGTTGAACATCGCGTCCGACACCTCCACGCGGACCTCGATCTGGTCCAGATGCCCGGCGGCGCGGTCCACAACGATCAGGTAGTGCGGCTCCAGGTAGCCCAGTTCCAGAAGCGCCGATTCGATCTGCGACGGGAAGACGTTCACACCGCGCACGATGAGCATGTCATCGGTGCGGCCCATCAGGCGCTCCATGCGGGTCACCGTGCGCCCGCACGCGCACTTGTCCGTGTAGAGGCGCGAGAGGTCGCGCGTACGGTAGCGCAGCGCAGGCGCCGCCTGCCGGGAGATCGTCGTAAACACGAGTTCTCCGGTTGCGCCCGGCGGCAGGACCTCCTCCGTCTCGGGATCGATGATCTCCGGGATGAAGTGGTCCTCGCAGACATGAAGCCCGCACTGATGCGGACACTCATAGGAAACGCCAGGGCCGATCACTTCAGTCAGGCCGTAGATATCCAGCGCAGTGATCCCGAGCTTCGCCTCGATATCGCGCTGCATGGCGTTGGACCACGGCTCCGCCCCGAAGAACCCCACGCGCAGTTTCAGGGAGTCAAGCGGGATGCCTTCGTCGCGGATGGTCTCCGCCATGTACGCCGCAAACGACGGCG is a genomic window of Armatimonadota bacterium containing:
- a CDS encoding phenylacetate--CoA ligase, whose protein sequence is MTNTIIWNKQIECMDRDAMRELQSQRLRDTVRRCYDNVPHYRKAMDAKGICPGDIRGIDDLHVLPFTVKTDLRDNYPFGLFASPMGDVVRVHASSGTTGKPIVVGYTRDDIALWAECIARTLSAGGVFPGDIIQVAYGYGLFTGGLGLHYGAERVGATVVPVSGGNTKRQITLLQDFGATALACTPSFAAYMAETIRDEGIPLDSLKLRVGFFGAEPWSNAMQRDIEAKLGITALDIYGLTEVIGPGVSYECPHQCGLHVCEDHFIPEIIDPETEEVLPPGATGELVFTTISRQAAPALRYRTRDLSRLYTDKCACGRTVTRMERLMGRTDDMLIVRGVNVFPSQIESALLELGYLEPHYLIVVDRAAGHLDQIEVRVEVSDAMFNDEIRAIEDLEKRIHSEITHVLGISVRVRLVEPRTIPRSEGKAKRVVDLREV